DNA from Gracilinanus agilis isolate LMUSP501 chromosome 3, AgileGrace, whole genome shotgun sequence:
ttgataGATTTGGTGTGTTTTTCTCCTTCAGGTTGAACATGGGCATGGGCTGTCTGTTTCTCAACACCACCCAGGCACAGGCTGTGTGATGTGTGAATTGTGAACTTACCTTTAGGACCGGTACTTCTCAAGAGTTAGCTTGGATTAACACCATGATGGAGGAGCCTATGCCAATGGAAGAGAAGAGCCAGCCATCAAGCCCTCATCAAGGATCTCTCAGGAAGGCAGTGGCTGCTGCACTGGCTCTTGATGGAGAAGCCACAATGGGccgaagaaagaagaaaaagaaggaatctcGGCCTGAATCTATTATTGTCTACAGGTTAGAAAATGAGAAAGCAGATGAGAAACAGGGGGAATATGAAGAAGGAGAATGTTCCGTAGAGGAGGAGGGGGACAAATTCCTTGGTCATCCTATGGCTGAGGGTAAGTTTCTCTGAAGTCAATGGTTTCCCATCCTTGAGAAAATGACCATTTAGCAAATAAATCAGCTTCTACCAGTTGGTTCATTCCTTTTAGAAGAGTTAAAGGATTTGTattctttcaaaattatatttagaaaaggaagggtGGCTGCCTCCAGGTGGTCTATTTAATAGAAATTATTGATATATTTCGCTTTTGGCACAGTAGATACTTCCCAACAAACACCCAAATGAACCTTCTCTACAAGGTATatttctggaaagtaattttaaGGGAAGAAGCATgacactgattaaaaaaaaaacaatgaatgaaatcaaaggaattgaatacaaatcctgcctttgatgcTCATCtatgttaccttggacaagtcacttaattttcatgaatcaatttcttcatctgaaaaatgagagttaGACAAGATGGtccctgaggtcctttctagtgcCAGCCTTTGATCAGATGATTTATGATCCTAAAACCACTTAATAGGATTTTCTACATTAATAGATTATTATTTGTGTATACAATAATACAAGAAAGGATTTGTCCTTTCATCCTGACCATATGGTTTTTACCATTGATTCTTCAGTTTCTCAGAgctgatttcatttatattatttgcaGATTAGTGTATTCCCACTATCGTATTCCACTCACCCCAGGAATTCTTAACCCATAGCTGTCATTGTACAAATCCCATTCTCTATCACCCCACTACTGTTTAGCTCGTTATTTCTATCTCCTGACAGCTCAACTTGTTCCAGCATCCCCCTTTAAAGTAAACTGCCCCTCACGCTGTGTTCTCTGGAATGCTTGCTTCAAAGCTAATAAATATACATTCATCTTAAAACTTTTCTCTTCTCACTCCTTCATCTTGCCCTAAATAAGACCCAATTCCCTCCTTATGACACAGCATTGGTTCCACTTTCAGTCATACCACCTGAAACTCCTAGTTGTGGAATAGAGGGAAATGAATATTTCTTGATTCTACTTGACACTTATAGACTTTCTCTCTACCATGAATCAATCAGGAACCTCTCTCTTTTGAGGTTTATTCAATCCATATTCATTCTCAAATAAGATGCTAGTAGCTATTATTGTCTAACCTCCAGGACATTCACCTTCCTTGCTCAAAGATTCAGAGCCTGGTTCAACAGTCTTTCTTTtcaggggcagctcagtggattgagagtcaggcctagagaaaggaggtcctaggttcaaatccggcctcagacacttcccagatgtgtgaccctgggcaagtgtagtatagagagagggggtcatatagttttttcaagctttggctgagttctaaaaggagttaggggtttggaatcttgagggaagagtcagttggtttgggtctctgGTGGACAGAGGACTGAGATCAGCTGAGGGCTTCCTTatctatctgtagaattgaaatttagcctagctttgaaatatttatttaagagattgttattttggataaaccctttatatcttccttcccaatattatttcctaccttccctcccttaccttatatgtctgtggagttaataaggagagtaattagagaggagttcaaatctgtgaagggttaattaatatttgacagtattagatataaagaaactagtcagtcatcatttattccctttagatatcaagagcattcTGTAAGCTGAGTTAGAGGCAGgaccttactcagactccatctctgcctcccttcccccacctgaggttcctgagacaactgttagggcttttctcaatccactttcctgacacaccaacctttaaagataataaacccttttgtgtttcaacagacctattagtataatttgtctgttagttattaagagagggaagaagagggaaagaactaacatactctgggtttgaagggaagccggggatccatcttggaggaaggtgtaacttcaaaccaagacccttcctgtgaaattaactaaaccctgtttgttaatttcagtttagtctatttccctcagcctgtgtttgagtctaagtcccagtctgtaaagcctgctgtttgtctgtttagtttaatttctcctctccctgaagatctctgtttcccttctctcttcttccctttccctaagttgAACACTGACAAAGTAGATAAAGAAAACCATAGGTTAATATAATTAATGACTATCAactcaaaaatagaaaataaaattatttcaagtaGAATATAATAGTATACAAAAACTTAACCTTTGTGATCAAGAATGATTACcaggaaattaaaatgataaataatgtcaataagatttttaaaagaaagactaTAGTATGCCACCAGATACACAGAAATACTTCAATAAAACATAGTACTTTtactaaaactttttttaatatatgaagagaaggatctttccatgttttaataaaaaatataaatttgaaacCATTTGGTTGACAATTTACaaaaaatttaccaaaaaaacaCTAAAAGAATTTTCATTAGTGTACAGGGATGTCCATTCTTGCTACTCCTATTTAACATCATTTTTAGAAAACATTGCAAAGGTAACAAGAAAAGTAAATGAATGTCATAATCCACAAGTGTTTTGCCTTCATATTCATGAAAcctgaaatttctttatctgatcagAACCTGTTGTCATTCTACCTCCCTCactagggaaagagaaatgaaaaagaaaatgaatgaatgaatgaatgggcatttattaaatagGTACCAGTAATCAtgtgtttttcagtcatgtccaactctttgtgaccctatttggagttttttggacaaaaatactggagtggcttgccatttctttctccaactcattttatagagaaggaaactgaggtaaacagggtttaagtgacttgctcaggttcacaagGCCAGTATCACGCTGgatttgaagatgagtcttcctgattccaagcctagtgctctattgTAGGAGTCCAAGCatatattaatcttgatattattagGAGTACTCAAAAAGCTAATTCTTATGATTagtttctgtaaccttgagttaaattgaacgtTAACCTTGTCAAATTCTGAGCCCTTCTCTAAGGCTACTCTCCAGAAGACTGGTCAGTTGTCTCAGTCTCTTATCTGTATCAAACAAGCTTAGATGCCTTCGGCCATTTGAACTCCTGATCCAGATGTTAGCTATACCTATTGTCTTGGGATCTGGCAGTTTGTATTTCGTGATAATggcctcataatgttaatgtatccaaccacttgtctaattatcattttcccttccccctatactgttgtaaccccaataaaaacacCAGCATGTTGGCTAAGGgctaagctcttgaccaccagagctctGGACCATCAAAGCTCTTCACCATCAGAGCTTCATTCCAGTGAAGCTCTATTCCACCAGAATTAATTTGCTGTCTGCCTACTTCATgtcagaactttctttgtctttgtgtctttattcTGGCCTTACGCTCTCCTTCCCTTAGACTTTAACTCATAACCCATTATTCTCTCAGACCCTGTTTCCCCTTTCTGAATGTTCTACCCACTAGGAACTTTTGTGAAGTTGGTGGACGTCTTCATCTATCCGCTCTACcacctatttcctcattttactaagtaatgaagaaacagagaaaatccaTCCCTGCTTTCTAGGCACTCACACTTTAATTGGGGGAGACAAAACATATAAAAGAATTCGGCTAATGAAAATGACACACGGAACAGACAGGAAATCCTAAAAGTACAGCAGTAGGTCAGATAGTAAGGCCCAGGTCTGAGTATTATCAATAAGGAAGTTAAAATATCTCCTTTTGTAGTCAATGTTATTTTCtacaaatcatagaaaatttataaaacatagaatgtttatcattttccccctgtggggtttttttcccttcctaatgGGTATGAAGTTGTATCTTAAAGCTGTTCATTTGTATTTACCTGATTCCTAGGAAATGTAAGCCTCTTCATGTTAGTAATTGTATTTTCTTCTCGGAAAATGTCCTTTGACAATTTTTCCATTGGGGAATATGTGTCATTAGTCTTAGAGATATGCATCAaggatatgtatatatgcatatacatatgtatttatatatatatatatatgtatacatacatatatatatataaattctgcATGTGAGATTTTATGATAGAATTAACACAAACCTTTCCCTCAGACttttttctaagaaatatttggaaaacacAAGATAGCCAAAAATATGTGGTGGTAATATGTGGTTCTTGTTAGTAgccagggcagctaagtgacacagtagatagagtaccaggcctgaagtcaggaagattcatctttctgagttcaaatacaacctcagacaacttcctagctgtgtgaccccagacaaataatttaaccctgtttgcctcagtttccacatatataaaataagtgcTTCTGACAGTATTCTTTTCCCATATATTACCTGTCAATAATAACTCActtttctataatgctttaaaatgatTTACAGAGTAGAGAAAATACCCTGCCATATTTTATGATAAAGAATCTATTGAATATTTGAACAGAAAATTAAAATCACCTATCTCATGAATCTAAGCTTTAACCAAAGCTAACTAATTTCAGTCTTAAGAAATGTTCTTCCCACACATaaacaaaaatccaaatgagCATATTTACTCAAGCAAGCCAACTGTTTCATGAGTAACAATGCAATAACAGGACTTGGGAAAATTTCCATCTGAGATAGAGCAATGACAATAATGAAACGTGCTTGTTTCAGAccttgatcttttcttttcttgcttctgcAGGTTTGTGGAACATGCCCCAGGACAGTCGTTATGTTACATTAACTGGCACCATCACTCGGGGGAAAAAAAAGGGTCAAATGGTAGACATTCATGTTACTTTAACAGAGAAGGAGCTACAGGAATTGACCAAGTCCAAAGAGTTAATAAATGAAGCCACGCCTGAGGGAAAGAAGACCTGCCAAATAGGAGCTGACAGAGGTCCTCATGTGGTCTTATGGACAGTGATCTGCCTGCCTGtggtttttgtcctttctttcattgtttctttctactATGGGACCATCACTtggtacaacattttcctggtgtACAATGAGGAGAGGACCTTTTGGCACAAGATCTCCTGCTGCCCCTGCCTCATCCTCTTTTATCCAGTCCTCATCATGGCTGTGGCCTCTTCCCTGGGCCTCTATGCTGCTGTAGCTCAGCTCTCATGGTCCTGGGGAGCGTGGTGGCTGGCTGCCCGGGACATGGAGAAGGGCTTCTGTGGCTGGCTCTGTAGCAAGCTTGGCCTGGAAGACTGCTCACCCTACAGTATTGTTGAACTGCTTGAGTCGGACAACATCTCTGGCAGCCCCTCCACCAAGGATCCCATACAGGGGGAAGAAACCTCTGCTGTCTAACCACCCCATTTCCCCCTTTACTCCTTCCCTTCCAGAGTAGGTCAACAGTATTACTCATCACATGCCATTTCAAAGTTATAAGGAGTACATGAAAAAAATACCTTAACCAATGATAgccttttgttcttctgaatAAGATTAGCTTTCTCTAGACATTCCTTCCTATCTCCTACTTGATAGTTCCAAATGACTCAATCTGGAGTACCATGGTGATAAGGACTGAGGAAGATGAGGGTGGATGAATGGGTGGGGAAATAATGTGCCAAAGCAGCCCATTGTCTTTCTTCTCTGCTCCAATGTGATAACctttggaagagagaggaagatgatGATAATGGCTTTCTTACAGCAGCCTAgatcctgcctcagtttctaatttgGTTTCATTCTTCAAACCTAGGACAGTATGTGACTCAGGTGACTATGTAGGGAAAGGGGACCGAAAGGAGTTCAAGGTCATCAATAGAATTGGGGTACAAGGTAGCATACAGGGTCAAACATTTAAGAAGGGAACAACCATCACACTTCTAAGGGCTACAAGCAAATAACTTGAAATATGAAGTAAGTGACTATCCTGGGCTTTGAGAGATTAGCTCCCTCCAAAGGATGATAGTGTTGATTTTTCAAGCTGCATATTGCAGAAAGGGGGTCTAGAGAAACAGCAGTGTATACTTTGTAAATAGAAGTACATAATATCATTCATGCAGGGTGAGGGGTGGGTAGACAAACACTTGTGTAATTAGCAGCATAACTCTCTTGGGATGAAGGTTGGAGTTGTGCCTCCTGGACTTACTAAACACAGTTccaagcaaaacaacaaaacaaaacaagcatttatctGAAAAAATCTAAAGCCTTCTGGGGAGCTTAATCAACCTACCCTTGGAGACAGGCAAATCTTCCAGCATTGAACAACAAGCACAGTCTTGAAACTGATAGAGAACTTTCATCTGTCTTTTTGGCACCAAGAGGTTAATGCCCCAAATTAAGGTAGTTTTGGTCATTCCCTGCCCCTATAAAATAGTCCAGTTTTTCACTCTTGcccttttccccttctaataCCTAAagatctattttcactttttgaAAATCTACTCTAAAAAGTAGGAGGTTAGAATGACCAGTTCCTGTCTGGAGTAGCTCAGCCTTCTTTCCTATCCTTTCTCTAGGTCTAGATTCTTGGGACAGCAGAGTACAATGAAGCGAGCTCCTCACTCAGGGCACATCTGGCCCTAGTTCTGGTGCTGAACCCCACACCCAGGGAGGACTGGGATATGATTTGGGgctgttttttaatgttttaacttTAACAATACATTTCCAAGGAGCAAAGATAATAACACTGGtgcttttttgtgtttttgcAGAATCTGGTACTCTTGTGTAATagagacaaaggaaataaaaaaaatacacataatttTAACATTTGGACTTTGTTTTTTC
Protein-coding regions in this window:
- the TMEM169 gene encoding transmembrane protein 169; translated protein: MMEEPMPMEEKSQPSSPHQGSLRKAVAAALALDGEATMGRRKKKKKESRPESIIVYRLENEKADEKQGEYEEGECSVEEEGDKFLGHPMAEGLWNMPQDSRYVTLTGTITRGKKKGQMVDIHVTLTEKELQELTKSKELINEATPEGKKTCQIGADRGPHVVLWTVICLPVVFVLSFIVSFYYGTITWYNIFLVYNEERTFWHKISCCPCLILFYPVLIMAVASSLGLYAAVAQLSWSWGAWWLAARDMEKGFCGWLCSKLGLEDCSPYSIVELLESDNISGSPSTKDPIQGEETSAV